In a genomic window of Candidatus Chazhemtobacterium aquaticus:
- a CDS encoding zinc-ribbon domain containing protein, with translation MPDLNLTCQNCSNIFVFSEGEQQFYAQKGLTPPKLCPICRSIKQSEQKHPPKPKS, from the coding sequence ATGCCAGATCTTAACCTTACTTGCCAAAACTGTTCCAACATTTTCGTATTTTCCGAAGGTGAGCAGCAGTTCTATGCCCAAAAAGGCTTAACCCCTCCCAAACTCTGCCCCATCTGCAGAAGTATTAAGCAATCAGAGCAAAAACACCCCCCTAAACCTAAGTCCTAA
- the obgE gene encoding GTPase ObgE, protein MIDYAKVTIKAGDGGDGSVHFLREKFRPKGGPDGGDGGDGGSVYVEVDANLNTLAEFRYKKKFEADNGGRGMGKKQSGKKGEDLVIRVPVGTVVSGEIKREVEEDGKRVVKVEKKKWDLSEVGERVLLVKGGKGGRGNWHFRSATNQTPYESEKGTKGETLEAQFELKLLAQVGLVGLPNVGKSTLLSVLTKARPKIADYPFTTLEPNLGVMEVGKSKRRETVVIADIPGLIEGASKGKGLGHMFLRHVERTKVLVHVLSGESKGERVFAEVWKNYETVRKEMGEHVKELLEKQELVVLNKTDLMNEKEVEEVVAGFEKKGVRVWPVSAGNLEGVEELKKKLLEMV, encoded by the coding sequence ATGATTGATTATGCGAAGGTGACAATTAAGGCAGGGGATGGTGGTGATGGGTCGGTGCATTTCTTGCGAGAGAAGTTTCGACCTAAGGGGGGTCCTGATGGTGGTGATGGAGGTGATGGAGGGTCTGTGTATGTTGAGGTAGATGCAAATTTGAATACTTTGGCTGAGTTTAGATACAAAAAAAAGTTTGAGGCTGATAATGGAGGAAGAGGAATGGGGAAGAAACAGTCGGGTAAGAAGGGTGAGGATTTAGTGATTCGAGTGCCAGTGGGAACAGTAGTATCAGGTGAGATTAAAAGAGAGGTGGAGGAAGATGGTAAGAGGGTGGTGAAGGTTGAGAAGAAAAAGTGGGATTTGAGCGAGGTGGGAGAGAGGGTATTGCTGGTTAAGGGCGGAAAAGGGGGGAGAGGTAACTGGCACTTTCGGTCAGCAACTAACCAGACTCCTTATGAGAGTGAGAAAGGAACAAAGGGTGAGACGCTTGAGGCTCAGTTTGAGTTAAAATTACTGGCTCAAGTAGGGTTGGTGGGGTTACCTAATGTAGGTAAGAGCACCTTACTGTCGGTTTTGACCAAAGCAAGGCCTAAGATAGCTGATTATCCTTTTACGACGTTAGAACCTAATCTAGGAGTAATGGAGGTGGGTAAGAGCAAGAGAAGAGAGACGGTGGTGATTGCGGATATTCCTGGTTTGATTGAGGGAGCTAGTAAAGGTAAGGGGTTGGGCCATATGTTTTTAAGGCATGTTGAGAGAACAAAAGTGTTGGTTCATGTATTGAGTGGAGAGTCTAAAGGGGAGAGAGTTTTTGCAGAGGTGTGGAAGAACTACGAGACAGTAAGAAAAGAGATGGGGGAGCATGTTAAGGAGTTACTAGAAAAACAGGAGTTGGTGGTGCTTAACAAGACGGATTTGATGAATGAGAAAGAGGTTGAGGAGGTTGTGGCTGGTTTTGAGAAAAAAGGAGTAAGAGTGTGGCCAGTATCGGCGGGTAACCTTGAAGGAGTAGAGGAGTTGAAGAAAAAATTGCTTGAGATGGTTTAG
- a CDS encoding CARDB domain-containing protein — MSSLSNLKKIATLSLLIAITIAFTTLTLQLTQQSQDTRSKASQSNPPSKDIRQDDCLQDTNNNVVCPQYQSPSPDFCHDGTLISGGIDQCGCQLPPACLPRLCWNQVISCNDGYCWPNGCQGVPSTMACTMQLVPLSQKQLNQYQLWQNAGSPIYPGCTDTPPTNQDDLFSTQPLTVTFWDAEWDGPTPVPQFTSTSLLKPNHSYGVEVRFHIQNVIKNSTAPTPNIAIREIINGQTKTTRTILYQGVMDHRDGWSDTFVGSVFTVNEGTNQITVEIDPDNQIAETNENNNNTSYSWTTTQTYSPFDLNQDGTINLLDYNLFLNGWLDTFK; from the coding sequence ATGTCCAGCCTCTCGAATCTCAAAAAAATTGCCACTCTCTCCCTCCTTATAGCCATCACCATCGCTTTTACCACCCTCACTCTTCAACTTACCCAACAATCACAAGACACCCGCTCCAAAGCCTCTCAATCAAATCCTCCCAGCAAGGACATCCGCCAAGACGATTGTCTTCAAGACACCAATAACAACGTCGTCTGCCCTCAATACCAATCCCCCTCTCCTGATTTCTGTCATGATGGTACCCTCATTTCAGGAGGAATCGATCAATGTGGCTGTCAACTTCCACCCGCCTGCCTTCCCCGTCTCTGTTGGAATCAAGTTATCTCCTGCAATGATGGTTACTGCTGGCCCAACGGCTGTCAAGGCGTTCCCAGCACCATGGCCTGCACCATGCAGCTAGTTCCTCTTTCCCAAAAACAACTTAACCAATATCAGCTCTGGCAAAATGCCGGTTCGCCCATATATCCTGGATGCACAGACACCCCACCTACCAATCAAGACGACCTTTTCAGCACCCAACCGCTAACCGTCACTTTTTGGGACGCTGAGTGGGATGGCCCCACACCAGTGCCTCAATTCACCAGCACCAGCCTCCTCAAACCTAATCACAGCTACGGAGTTGAGGTCCGCTTCCACATCCAGAACGTTATAAAAAACAGCACCGCTCCCACCCCCAATATCGCCATTAGAGAAATCATTAATGGCCAAACCAAAACCACTCGCACCATCCTCTATCAGGGCGTCATGGATCACCGCGACGGCTGGAGTGACACTTTTGTAGGTAGTGTCTTTACTGTCAACGAGGGAACAAATCAAATCACAGTTGAAATAGACCCTGATAACCAAATCGCGGAAACCAACGAAAACAACAACAACACCTCTTACTCCTGGACCACCACCCAAACTTACTCCCCCTTTGATCTAAACCAAGATGGCACCATCAATCTTCTTGACTACAATCTCTTTCTCAATGGCTGGTTAGATACTTTTAAGTAA
- a CDS encoding peptidoglycan DD-metalloendopeptidase family protein produces MRPFWVRRQDRLGWREKERSSQAREWIIDFGVFLRVLGRYWRSHFLHWFGGFEGIKDVLVGFMYSQRGKYAGVFVHMGMVVLLFAAITVGPTLLAGADNQEMATQRSFAARIGSVVEVETVAAEEAGGMGGAVLGSSSVAISPVTIESDKPRAGVMEYTVQEGDTLSTIAEKFGVSMDTIRWANEDKISSVNSIKPGQVLGIPPVSGIVHTVKSGETIYSIAKKYEADAQSIVDYPFNIFTNDETFSLAIGQTVIVPDGVMPKAQPWSPSSSIARVLTPDAGVVSATGSWIWPAAGRITQPWRPWHRGLDIANKGGGPILAADSGTVTVAGWPDNWGYGNRVVVDHGNGYQTLYAHLSKINVVVGQTVKRGDTLGMMGSTGRSTGTHLHFELRNGGAGLDPLNYLK; encoded by the coding sequence ATGAGACCGTTTTGGGTACGTAGACAGGATAGATTGGGATGGAGGGAGAAGGAAAGAAGTTCTCAGGCAAGGGAATGGATAATTGATTTTGGAGTGTTTTTGAGGGTGTTGGGGCGGTATTGGAGGAGTCATTTTTTACACTGGTTTGGAGGATTTGAGGGGATAAAGGATGTACTGGTAGGCTTTATGTATTCGCAGAGAGGTAAGTATGCAGGAGTATTTGTACATATGGGAATGGTAGTGTTGTTGTTTGCGGCTATCACAGTAGGGCCGACTTTGTTGGCTGGAGCAGATAATCAGGAGATGGCTACTCAACGTTCGTTTGCAGCTAGAATAGGGTCGGTAGTTGAGGTAGAGACCGTGGCTGCTGAGGAAGCTGGAGGAATGGGTGGAGCGGTGCTTGGATCTTCAAGTGTGGCGATTAGCCCGGTAACGATTGAGTCAGATAAACCGAGAGCGGGTGTGATGGAATACACAGTTCAGGAGGGAGACACGTTAAGCACGATTGCAGAGAAGTTTGGAGTGAGCATGGACACGATCAGATGGGCTAATGAGGATAAGATTAGTTCGGTTAATAGTATCAAGCCGGGTCAGGTGTTAGGGATTCCACCGGTGAGTGGGATTGTTCATACGGTTAAGAGTGGAGAGACTATTTATTCGATTGCCAAGAAATATGAGGCTGATGCGCAGTCGATCGTAGATTATCCGTTTAACATATTTACTAATGATGAGACTTTTTCTTTGGCTATTGGCCAGACTGTGATTGTGCCTGATGGAGTGATGCCTAAAGCTCAGCCTTGGTCACCAAGCTCGAGTATTGCCAGAGTGTTAACGCCTGATGCTGGCGTGGTGTCGGCTACAGGAAGCTGGATCTGGCCAGCAGCAGGAAGAATCACCCAGCCATGGAGGCCTTGGCATAGGGGTTTGGATATTGCAAATAAAGGTGGTGGTCCAATTCTAGCAGCTGATTCGGGTACGGTGACAGTGGCTGGTTGGCCGGATAACTGGGGTTATGGAAACAGAGTAGTGGTGGATCATGGCAATGGTTATCAGACCCTATACGCTCATTTGAGCAAGATTAATGTGGTGGTAGGACAGACAGTGAAGAGAGGTGATACTTTAGGGATGATGGGATCAACGGGTAGGTCAACAGGAACCCATCTTCATTTTGAGCTGAGGAATGGTGGAGCAGGGCTAGACCCACTTAATTATTTGAAGTAG
- the rho gene encoding transcription termination factor Rho — MNPASKNSEVVEGAKVEEIKGILDIEGADNHGVVRPFFKPSDRDAYISGNQVRTLGLREGDEISGLAREPKNGGERYWMLTKITEVNGSKSLRELSRRPKFDYLTPVYPNEKLKLETDKEPLSTRLIDLVAPIGKGQRGMIVSPPKAGKTTVIKEMSTGIALNYPDVHLMAVLIGERPEEVTDISRHIEAVTKKSKRLGETAASNFDEKPEDQVLVAEMALDRARRLVEMGGDVVILLDSVTRLARAYNLAMPTSGRTLSGGFDPAALHPPKRFFGAARNMEKGGSLTIIGTALVDTGSRMDDLIYEEFKGTGNMELVLDRKLAERRIYPAVDVMASGTRREDLLFNNGEYQSIILMRRMLDMLNPDERAEVMVERLKKTKSNKEFLASLKEG, encoded by the coding sequence ATGAACCCAGCAAGTAAAAATAGCGAGGTTGTTGAAGGAGCTAAAGTGGAGGAGATTAAGGGTATTTTGGATATTGAAGGAGCGGATAATCATGGAGTGGTGAGGCCATTTTTTAAGCCATCTGATAGGGATGCGTATATTTCTGGTAATCAGGTTAGAACATTGGGATTGCGAGAAGGTGATGAGATTTCTGGATTGGCAAGAGAGCCTAAGAATGGAGGAGAGCGATACTGGATGTTGACTAAAATTACTGAGGTAAACGGATCCAAGAGTTTGCGTGAGCTATCAAGGCGACCCAAGTTTGATTATTTAACTCCGGTATATCCTAACGAGAAGTTGAAGTTGGAGACTGATAAGGAGCCTTTGAGTACTAGATTGATTGATCTAGTGGCACCGATTGGTAAGGGCCAGAGAGGTATGATTGTGTCCCCACCTAAGGCTGGAAAAACGACTGTGATTAAAGAGATGTCGACTGGTATTGCGCTTAACTATCCAGATGTTCACTTGATGGCGGTGTTGATCGGAGAGAGGCCTGAGGAGGTGACGGATATTAGCCGGCATATTGAGGCCGTGACTAAGAAAAGCAAGAGGTTGGGTGAGACGGCGGCAAGTAACTTTGATGAAAAACCAGAGGATCAGGTATTGGTGGCTGAGATGGCTTTGGACAGGGCTCGAAGATTGGTGGAGATGGGTGGAGATGTGGTGATTTTGCTTGATTCAGTCACGAGATTGGCTAGGGCATATAACCTGGCGATGCCGACTTCAGGACGGACGTTGTCTGGTGGTTTTGATCCAGCAGCTTTACACCCGCCAAAGAGATTCTTTGGAGCAGCCAGAAATATGGAGAAAGGTGGATCACTGACTATTATTGGTACGGCTTTGGTGGATACTGGGTCGAGAATGGATGATTTGATTTATGAGGAGTTTAAGGGAACAGGCAACATGGAGCTGGTACTGGATCGCAAGTTGGCGGAGAGGAGAATCTATCCAGCGGTTGATGTAATGGCCTCAGGAACCAGAAGAGAAGATCTGTTGTTTAACAATGGTGAGTACCAGAGCATCATTTTGATGCGACGGATGCTTGATATGCTTAATCCAGATGAAAGAGCTGAGGTAATGGTGGAGAGACTCAAGAAAACCAAGAGTAATAAGGAGTTCTTGGCATCATTGAAGGAGGGTTAG
- a CDS encoding sortase domain-containing protein, with protein MYQTIFTPFHYQTTKRLRYFFITLGIILWLGASITAFAPSLPHLLYRLSPNTPNTLAATISNTVPSNNDPLSYQDATSLPPKDPSLPQQNTLIIDKIGVNGQIHEGDNWEEILKKGIWRTPDWGTPESSNRPIILASHRWGYLDWTNTFRRLNSFYNLPKLESGDTISIIWNQRQYNYQVYLKESSQTITDFNADLILYTCQLWNSPIRIFVYAKHLD; from the coding sequence ATGTACCAAACCATCTTCACCCCCTTCCACTACCAAACCACTAAACGCCTCCGTTACTTCTTCATTACTCTTGGCATCATCCTTTGGTTAGGTGCCTCTATTACTGCTTTTGCTCCCTCTCTTCCCCACCTACTCTATCGTCTCTCACCCAATACTCCCAACACCCTAGCCGCCACCATTAGCAATACTGTACCCAGTAACAATGACCCCCTCTCCTACCAAGACGCCACCTCACTCCCTCCCAAAGACCCAAGCCTACCCCAGCAAAACACCCTCATCATCGACAAAATCGGGGTCAATGGTCAGATTCATGAAGGTGACAACTGGGAAGAGATCCTTAAAAAGGGTATCTGGCGCACCCCCGACTGGGGTACTCCTGAATCAAGCAACCGCCCCATCATCCTAGCTTCCCATCGCTGGGGCTATCTTGACTGGACCAATACTTTCAGAAGACTCAACTCTTTCTACAATTTGCCCAAGTTAGAATCAGGTGACACCATCTCCATCATCTGGAATCAACGCCAATACAACTATCAAGTCTATCTAAAAGAGTCATCCCAAACCATCACCGACTTCAACGCCGATCTCATTCTCTACACTTGTCAGCTCTGGAACTCACCCATCCGCATCTTCGTCTACGCCAAGCATCTCGATTGA
- a CDS encoding type II toxin-antitoxin system Phd/YefM family antitoxin: MNTYSVTELRQKTSAVIKAALEKGYVHIIQNSKAKVAVVDSDYLTTLQEAYEDYLDHQVIKNRRDEPTITLEEYLKKDTIKP, translated from the coding sequence ATGAATACATACTCCGTAACAGAACTACGTCAAAAAACCAGTGCCGTTATCAAAGCCGCCCTTGAAAAGGGCTACGTCCACATTATCCAAAACTCCAAAGCCAAAGTAGCCGTTGTCGACAGCGACTATTTAACAACCCTGCAGGAAGCCTACGAAGACTATCTAGACCACCAAGTAATCAAAAATCGACGTGACGAACCCACTATCACTCTTGAAGAATATCTTAAAAAAGACACCATAAAACCATGA
- a CDS encoding type II toxin-antitoxin system RelE family toxin, which translates to MIVTISRSAEKELKRLPLRIKLIVISKIKSLAKQPRPHNSKKLTNYPNEYRLRAGDYRILYVIDAHKKEVSVRAIAHRKDAYKK; encoded by the coding sequence ATGATCGTCACCATCTCTAGATCAGCTGAAAAAGAGCTCAAGAGATTACCACTCAGAATCAAACTAATCGTCATTTCCAAAATCAAGAGTCTAGCCAAACAACCCAGGCCTCACAACTCCAAAAAACTGACTAACTACCCCAATGAATACCGCCTCCGAGCAGGTGATTATCGTATTCTCTACGTCATCGACGCTCACAAAAAAGAGGTTTCCGTTCGCGCTATCGCCCACCGCAAAGACGCATACAAAAAATAA
- a CDS encoding dolichyl-phosphate beta-glucosyltransferase — MTKKIPLTIVIPVYNEASRLERTFTSLNQWRVPVDLKINQVIFVNDGSTDASLKILKNTPLKFSKKVISYRQNQGKGYAVRRGMLASTSSYTLLMDADIATPLNELKKLLPFMHNQTGLIIGTRKNGHSTVTIHQPWIRENMGKVFTKLTQLILGVNVTDFTCGFKAFSREAVDKIFPLSQINRWGYDSEIIFLGSKFNLSIQEVPVKWADQKGTKVNLVKDSINSLLELLTIRLNSISGAYSTNQNFSPLGILK; from the coding sequence ATGACTAAAAAAATACCTCTTACCATCGTCATCCCCGTCTACAACGAGGCCTCTCGTCTGGAGCGGACCTTCACCAGTCTTAACCAGTGGCGAGTTCCTGTCGATCTTAAAATCAACCAAGTCATCTTTGTTAATGACGGCTCCACCGACGCTTCTCTAAAAATTCTTAAAAACACTCCCTTAAAGTTCTCCAAAAAGGTCATCTCCTACCGTCAAAACCAAGGTAAAGGTTACGCAGTCCGTCGTGGCATGCTTGCCTCCACCTCCTCTTACACCCTCCTTATGGATGCCGATATTGCCACTCCCTTAAACGAGCTTAAAAAACTCCTTCCCTTCATGCATAACCAGACTGGCCTAATCATCGGTACCCGCAAAAATGGTCATTCCACTGTCACCATTCATCAACCTTGGATTCGTGAGAACATGGGTAAAGTCTTTACCAAGCTAACTCAGCTCATCCTCGGTGTTAACGTCACCGACTTCACCTGTGGCTTCAAAGCCTTCTCTCGTGAAGCTGTTGATAAAATCTTTCCCCTTTCCCAAATCAATCGCTGGGGATATGACTCAGAAATCATCTTCTTAGGCAGCAAATTCAATCTGTCTATTCAAGAGGTTCCTGTTAAATGGGCCGATCAAAAAGGTACCAAGGTCAATCTTGTTAAAGACTCCATTAACTCTCTTCTGGAGCTGCTCACCATTAGATTAAACTCCATCTCTGGCGCCTACTCCACTAACCAAAACTTCTCTCCTCTAGGTATACTCAAATAA
- a CDS encoding glycosyltransferase family 2 protein, translating into MTKPLVSVVLPVYNAAPYLQACLDSIASQSYRPLELIAINDHSTDNSLDILKKFAKGKSWAKILTNPKNLGVSPTFNKGVAKAKSIYIARMDADDLMHKDRIKKQLDFLLTHPDVVAVGTQCQLIDKHGHPTGQKLFPTSHQQIKDMLFRTVPMQQPSIMINRSLLPKDFVFGDSRFSPAEDYDLFFRLLPYGKLANLPQLLHFYREHDTNISLVKPKFTFWKITRAKINAVLHHRYIPSFRSLTVFLAQLIAITLLPSSLIYPLHSKLRGMK; encoded by the coding sequence ATGACCAAACCACTAGTCAGCGTCGTTCTCCCTGTTTACAACGCCGCCCCCTATCTTCAAGCCTGTCTTGACAGTATCGCCAGCCAATCCTACCGCCCCCTTGAACTTATAGCCATCAACGACCACTCTACCGACAACTCCCTGGATATCTTAAAAAAATTTGCCAAAGGTAAGTCCTGGGCCAAAATCCTAACCAACCCAAAAAACCTTGGCGTCTCACCCACCTTTAACAAAGGTGTGGCCAAAGCCAAATCCATCTACATAGCCCGCATGGATGCAGACGATCTCATGCACAAAGATCGGATTAAAAAACAACTAGACTTTCTCCTCACCCATCCTGACGTAGTTGCTGTCGGTACCCAATGCCAGCTCATCGACAAACACGGGCATCCTACCGGCCAAAAACTCTTTCCCACTTCTCACCAGCAGATCAAGGACATGTTATTTCGTACCGTTCCCATGCAACAACCTTCCATCATGATCAACCGCTCACTTCTTCCCAAAGATTTTGTCTTTGGTGACAGTCGTTTCTCCCCTGCCGAAGACTACGACCTCTTTTTCCGCCTTCTTCCTTACGGCAAGCTCGCCAATCTGCCCCAACTACTTCACTTCTATCGCGAACACGACACCAATATCTCCTTAGTTAAACCCAAATTCACTTTCTGGAAGATTACTAGAGCTAAAATAAACGCCGTCCTTCACCATCGCTATATCCCCAGTTTCCGCTCCTTGACCGTTTTTCTCGCCCAATTAATCGCTATTACTCTCCTCCCCAGCTCTCTTATCTACCCCCTCCACTCAAAATTACGCGGCATGAAGTAA